The Staphylococcus carnosus genome has a segment encoding these proteins:
- the arcC gene encoding carbamate kinase, which produces MAKIVVALGGNALGNSPEEQLKLVENTAKSLIALVQKGNEVVISHGNGPQVGSINLGLNYAAEHEQGPPFPFPECGAMSQAYIGYQLQQSLQNELHNLGIEKPVVTLVTQTVVDRDDEAFSNPTKPIGMFYDKELADTIAKERHYTFVEDSGRGYRRVVPSPQPIEIVELPSIETLINAGNLVISAGGGGIPVVKDDNGDLHGVDAVIDKDKSSALLGAELKSDQLIILTAVDYIYINFGKDNQEQLKDVTVDEMKKYIDEGQFAKGSMLPKVEASIQFIENNPKGEVIITSLDKLDDALEGKVGTVIKK; this is translated from the coding sequence ATGGCTAAAATCGTAGTAGCATTAGGCGGTAACGCATTAGGCAATTCCCCAGAAGAACAATTGAAACTTGTTGAAAATACAGCAAAATCATTAATCGCATTAGTTCAAAAAGGAAACGAAGTAGTCATCAGCCACGGTAACGGTCCACAAGTCGGCAGTATCAACTTAGGATTGAACTACGCTGCTGAACACGAACAAGGCCCGCCATTCCCATTCCCAGAATGTGGTGCAATGAGCCAAGCTTATATCGGTTATCAACTACAACAAAGTTTGCAAAATGAATTGCATAACCTAGGTATTGAAAAACCAGTAGTAACATTAGTTACACAAACAGTTGTAGATAGAGATGACGAAGCATTTTCTAATCCAACAAAACCAATTGGTATGTTCTATGACAAAGAACTAGCAGATACAATTGCTAAAGAACGTCATTATACTTTCGTAGAAGATTCAGGACGCGGCTATCGTCGTGTAGTACCTTCTCCACAACCAATTGAAATCGTTGAATTACCAAGTATCGAGACTTTAATCAATGCCGGCAACTTAGTTATTTCTGCTGGTGGTGGCGGTATCCCAGTCGTTAAAGATGACAACGGAGACTTACATGGTGTAGATGCTGTTATCGATAAAGACAAATCAAGTGCATTACTTGGTGCAGAATTGAAATCCGATCAATTGATTATCTTAACTGCAGTAGATTATATCTATATCAACTTCGGCAAAGATAACCAAGAACAATTAAAAGATGTCACAGTCGATGAAATGAAGAAATACATTGATGAAGGTCAATTTGCTAAAGGCAGCATGTTACCTAAAGTAGAAGCTTCAATCCAATTCATCGAAAACAATCCTAAAGGCGAAGTGATCATCACTTCATTAGATAAGTTAGATGACGCGTTAGAAGGAAAAGTAGGTACTGTGATTAAAAAATAA
- the argF gene encoding ornithine carbamoyltransferase, which translates to MQNLRNRNFLTLLDFSQKEVEFLLNLSEDLKRAKYAGIEQPTMKGKNIALIFEKDSTRTRCAFEVAAYDQGAHVTYLGPTGSQMGKKETAADTARVLGGMYDGIEYRGFSQRTVETLAKESGVPVWNGLTDEDHPTQVLADFLTAKETLKKPYHEINFTYVGDGRNNVANALMAGAAIMGMRFHLVCPKELNPTDELLSRCRELAEENGGEILVTDDIDKGVKGSDVLYTDVWVSMGEPDDVWKERIELLKPYQVNQEMIEKTGNPRVIFEHCLPSFHNTDTKIGKEIYDKYGLKEMEVTDEVFEGKHSVVFQEAENRMHTIKAVMVATLGDIG; encoded by the coding sequence ATGCAAAACTTAAGAAACAGAAATTTCCTAACATTATTAGATTTTTCACAGAAAGAAGTTGAATTTTTACTCAACCTTTCAGAAGACTTGAAAAGAGCGAAATACGCAGGTATTGAGCAGCCGACGATGAAAGGAAAAAACATTGCATTAATTTTTGAAAAAGACTCAACTCGTACTCGTTGCGCATTTGAAGTTGCCGCTTATGACCAAGGTGCTCACGTAACTTATCTTGGACCTACAGGCAGCCAAATGGGCAAAAAAGAAACAGCAGCAGATACAGCACGCGTTTTAGGCGGCATGTATGACGGTATCGAATACCGCGGATTCTCTCAACGTACTGTTGAAACATTGGCGAAAGAATCAGGCGTTCCAGTATGGAACGGTTTAACAGATGAAGATCACCCTACGCAAGTATTGGCTGACTTTTTGACTGCTAAAGAAACATTGAAAAAACCTTATCACGAAATCAACTTCACATATGTTGGAGACGGACGCAACAACGTTGCGAACGCATTAATGGCAGGTGCTGCAATTATGGGTATGCGTTTCCACCTTGTATGTCCGAAAGAATTGAATCCGACAGATGAATTATTGAGCCGTTGCAGAGAATTGGCTGAAGAAAACGGCGGCGAAATCTTAGTGACAGATGATATCGATAAAGGTGTGAAAGGTTCAGACGTACTTTACACAGACGTTTGGGTATCTATGGGCGAACCTGACGATGTTTGGAAAGAACGTATCGAATTATTGAAACCTTACCAAGTTAACCAAGAAATGATCGAAAAAACAGGCAACCCACGTGTCATCTTCGAACACTGCTTGCCATCATTCCACAACACTGATACTAAAATCGGTAAAGAAATTTATGACAAATACGGCTTGAAAGAAATGGAAGTTACAGACGAAGTCTTCGAAGGCAAACACTCTGTCGTATTCCAAGAAGCTGAAAACCGTATGCACACTATCAAAGCAGTAATGGTCGCTACTTTAGGCGATATTGGATAA
- a CDS encoding DUF4352 domain-containing protein, translated as MKRLLFLMVSVLFLLSACSSNKSEEKAEADEERGEATDKMKLFRVGQTVTADGVDIKVMKAEYVNDYDEYSAPENGKVLKVYLKFKNNNKDQVLVDSSAFSMKVRGENYPEWYGGDGTDGMFSHQLNQGNTATGTLIYDVPESNFYTLEMDTNFNLKNVKAKWNISKAMIKEGNGGSDETEVTKTSSSKDDDSDSDSKDYPYTADEYNALVDEYNALTDGEKMNHVTRGVTNKEYNDLAARVEKLYEELGAEYEKEYQKQLDQEEAEWQKEQDRLDKEFDAEMKRQDEAYAREEAQRQKQEAADQKAYEAEQKRIEEQEAREAAAAEKQEQELARQEAEQQKQLDKEASMTEE; from the coding sequence GTGAAGAGATTATTATTTTTAATGGTAAGTGTTTTATTTTTATTATCTGCTTGTAGCAGCAACAAATCTGAAGAAAAGGCAGAAGCTGATGAAGAAAGAGGCGAAGCAACGGACAAAATGAAATTGTTCCGTGTAGGCCAAACAGTAACTGCTGACGGCGTAGATATTAAAGTCATGAAAGCAGAATATGTGAATGATTACGATGAATACAGTGCGCCAGAAAACGGTAAAGTATTAAAAGTCTATTTAAAATTCAAAAACAACAACAAAGATCAAGTATTAGTTGATAGCAGTGCATTTTCTATGAAAGTACGTGGAGAGAATTATCCTGAATGGTATGGCGGAGACGGCACGGATGGTATGTTCTCTCATCAATTAAATCAAGGCAATACAGCCACTGGGACATTGATTTATGACGTACCGGAGTCTAATTTTTACACTTTAGAAATGGATACTAATTTCAACTTGAAGAATGTGAAGGCTAAATGGAATATCTCTAAAGCCATGATTAAAGAAGGTAATGGGGGTAGTGATGAAACTGAGGTAACTAAGACGAGCAGTTCTAAAGATGATGATAGTGACAGTGACAGCAAAGATTATCCATATACAGCTGATGAATATAATGCGTTAGTAGATGAATACAATGCATTGACTGATGGAGAAAAGATGAACCATGTTACACGTGGTGTCACGAACAAAGAATATAATGACTTAGCTGCACGTGTTGAAAAGTTATATGAAGAACTCGGAGCAGAGTATGAAAAAGAGTATCAAAAACAATTAGATCAAGAAGAAGCTGAGTGGCAAAAAGAACAAGACCGTTTGGATAAAGAGTTTGATGCTGAAATGAAACGTCAAGATGAAGCTTATGCTCGTGAAGAAGCACAGCGTCAAAAACAAGAAGCCGCTGATCAGAAAGCTTACGAAGCAGAACAGAAACGTATAGAAGAACAAGAAGCGCGTGAAGCAGCTGCGGCAGAAAAACAAGAACAAGAATTGGCTCGACAAGAAGCTGAACAACAAAAACAGTTAGATAAAGAAGCATCAATGACTGAAGAATAA
- a CDS encoding DUF4064 domain-containing protein, with protein MDEQRNNRNQDKRNDDYDNGTIDDRQIPKNENHEETEHDAKQESDYRNVEDGSSVDRREPRYNNHDERNNESYDSRDNRQEHTRHDDRRESRNGNYQDDRYTDRREPRYENHEDRRYHDNRQPRYDYRDDARPTNRVAEMVLGIMGSVFGIIAGIFGLLLGGISSSLGEADGGSIFGQAIGVIFVCIVTIVISCIINKNRIAMGVILIIGGLLNFILMGGFGILSGILILVAGVIALIRK; from the coding sequence ATGGACGAACAGCGAAATAACAGAAACCAAGATAAGCGAAATGATGATTATGACAATGGAACAATTGATGACAGGCAAATACCAAAAAATGAAAATCATGAAGAAACTGAACACGATGCCAAACAAGAATCTGACTATAGAAATGTTGAAGATGGCAGTTCTGTAGATCGACGTGAACCAAGGTATAACAATCATGATGAAAGAAATAATGAAAGCTATGATTCAAGGGATAACCGTCAAGAACACACAAGACACGATGACCGACGAGAGTCTAGAAATGGAAATTATCAAGATGACAGATATACAGACAGACGTGAACCGAGATACGAAAATCACGAAGATAGACGTTATCATGATAATCGACAACCGAGATATGATTATCGAGACGATGCAAGACCAACAAACAGAGTTGCTGAGATGGTACTTGGCATTATGGGTAGTGTATTCGGTATTATCGCCGGCATTTTTGGTTTGTTGCTTGGCGGTATTAGTTCTAGTCTCGGTGAAGCAGATGGCGGGTCGATATTTGGTCAAGCAATCGGAGTTATTTTTGTTTGTATTGTAACGATAGTGATTAGTTGTATCATTAATAAAAATCGTATTGCGATGGGCGTTATCTTAATCATCGGCGGTTTGTTGAATTTTATTTTAATGGGCGGATTCGGTATTTTATCCGGTATTTTAATTTTAGTCGCAGGTGTTATTGCTTTGATTAGAAAATAA
- the yidC gene encoding membrane protein insertase YidC codes for MKIKYILLLVMTTVLLAGCNYSKPENRTGFFYNTFAKPMDHLLHWLGNNLGHDYGLAIIIIVLAIRLVMLPFMLSQTKNGQMMRKVMDFAKPEMNAVQEKVKRARTQEEKMAANQEMMEVYKKYELNPMKSMLGCLPILIQMPILFGLYVSLKWPSHGGITAHPNFLWFDLTKPDILITIIAGVLYFLQSLVSLENMPKEQRQMGYMMMIISPIFIIYISYTSASALGLYWSVSAIFMIVQTFVANRYYAKYADQEVARLKAKMNKDSGEDKKPKNTQVVSKKKKKK; via the coding sequence ATGAAAATTAAATACATACTGTTGCTTGTTATGACTACAGTACTTTTAGCGGGTTGTAATTACTCAAAACCTGAAAATAGAACGGGTTTCTTCTATAACACATTCGCTAAACCGATGGATCACCTATTACATTGGCTAGGAAATAACTTAGGCCACGATTATGGTCTTGCAATTATCATTATTGTATTGGCTATCCGTTTAGTCATGTTGCCATTTATGTTGAGCCAAACTAAAAACGGCCAAATGATGCGTAAAGTAATGGATTTTGCGAAACCTGAAATGAATGCGGTTCAAGAAAAAGTTAAACGTGCACGTACACAAGAAGAAAAAATGGCCGCTAACCAAGAAATGATGGAAGTTTATAAGAAATATGAATTAAATCCGATGAAGAGCATGTTAGGTTGCTTGCCTATTTTAATTCAAATGCCTATCTTATTCGGTTTATATGTTTCTCTTAAATGGCCTTCACATGGCGGTATTACAGCACATCCTAATTTCTTATGGTTCGATTTAACAAAACCTGATATTTTAATTACAATAATTGCCGGTGTACTTTACTTCTTACAATCTCTTGTAAGTTTAGAAAATATGCCTAAAGAACAAAGACAAATGGGTTATATGATGATGATTATTTCTCCTATTTTCATTATCTATATCTCTTACACTTCTGCTTCAGCACTTGGTCTTTATTGGTCAGTATCAGCTATCTTCATGATTGTTCAAACATTTGTGGCTAACAGATACTACGCAAAATACGCTGATCAAGAAGTAGCAAGATTGAAAGCAAAAATGAACAAAGATTCAGGCGAAGATAAAAAGCCTAAGAATACACAAGTTGTTTCTAAAAAGAAAAAGAAAAAATAA
- a CDS encoding CYTH domain-containing protein: MKNIMIKGSIAIGTLLLLMPHAQSEAAADKYEVKVYADADKIVKDNRHIDHGILDQLGSEDKDEDFNVQYIDDSNRTNYKNKETFRVRKSEDEDSTELQYKKRYPITNGDADTAIAQAKKDGFNTDEYEVEYGENGQTLSASNESETNSGSSLPNAAQSLDALKGSAKAPFDASLNKISSPQKIGPVHFERHKGNIDGNKVKIENWDIGNQNIVEVSAKVSSEAEAKTVQQAIIKKLDAMGIHETIDQLKTDMIFNNY, encoded by the coding sequence GTGAAAAATATAATGATTAAAGGGAGTATCGCAATAGGTACGTTATTATTGTTGATGCCTCATGCACAAAGTGAAGCAGCAGCCGATAAGTATGAAGTTAAAGTTTATGCAGATGCAGACAAGATTGTTAAGGATAACCGACATATTGATCATGGGATATTAGACCAACTGGGTTCTGAAGACAAAGATGAGGATTTTAATGTGCAGTACATAGACGATAGTAATCGTACAAATTATAAAAATAAAGAAACATTTCGCGTGCGCAAATCAGAAGATGAAGATTCAACTGAATTGCAATATAAAAAGCGTTATCCTATTACAAATGGAGATGCAGATACAGCTATAGCACAAGCTAAGAAAGACGGATTTAATACAGATGAATATGAAGTTGAATATGGAGAGAATGGACAAACATTAAGTGCTTCAAATGAAAGTGAAACAAACAGCGGTTCTTCTTTACCGAATGCTGCACAAAGTTTAGACGCTTTAAAAGGGAGTGCCAAAGCACCATTTGATGCATCTTTAAATAAAATAAGCAGTCCACAAAAGATTGGTCCGGTTCATTTCGAGCGTCATAAAGGTAATATTGATGGAAATAAAGTGAAGATTGAAAACTGGGATATCGGTAATCAGAATATAGTCGAAGTTTCTGCAAAAGTTTCAAGTGAAGCTGAAGCAAAAACAGTACAGCAAGCAATTATTAAAAAGTTAGACGCAATGGGTATTCATGAAACTATAGACCAGCTAAAAACAGATATGATTTTTAACAATTATTAA
- a CDS encoding LysR family transcriptional regulator produces the protein MNIKQLMIFKQFVEDQNVNVVAEKLNITQPTVTFHLKNLSETHQVPLYHKKGKLITLTKAGQILYQNSSKILTLIEETESILGGYKTSKRGGLRIGSSHAPIYGMLPEALKTFMTEYPDIDISLEVDTAPQTVEKVKNREVEIGVISENGIRESEVEVKRLFDDPLMLAMDKSHPLALSEHISIKDIQSYPLIIHSSGSTKDSIDEWQHTNLIQINPVMQSNSMSSLIETIRNSHFISLLSSSAVNHPDIIAKPIPHSPAERHISIVYKSDREINPIMQNFISTLYQLR, from the coding sequence ATGAATATTAAACAACTGATGATATTCAAACAATTCGTTGAAGATCAAAATGTAAATGTGGTCGCTGAAAAACTTAATATCACACAGCCGACCGTTACTTTTCATTTGAAGAATTTAAGCGAAACACATCAAGTTCCGCTATATCATAAAAAAGGGAAATTAATTACTTTAACTAAAGCAGGACAGATTTTATATCAGAACAGTTCTAAAATCCTTACTCTAATCGAAGAAACTGAAAGTATATTAGGAGGTTATAAAACCTCTAAAAGAGGCGGTTTAAGAATCGGATCAAGTCACGCACCTATTTATGGTATGTTGCCAGAAGCTTTAAAAACTTTTATGACCGAATATCCAGACATTGATATTTCATTAGAAGTAGATACAGCACCGCAAACTGTAGAAAAGGTGAAAAATCGAGAAGTAGAAATTGGAGTTATTTCTGAGAACGGAATTCGAGAAAGCGAGGTTGAAGTCAAGCGACTGTTTGATGATCCGCTTATGTTAGCAATGGATAAATCACATCCACTTGCACTTTCTGAACATATTTCAATTAAAGATATACAGAGTTATCCGCTTATCATTCACAGCAGTGGGTCAACAAAGGACAGTATTGATGAATGGCAGCATACAAATCTAATACAAATTAATCCAGTCATGCAATCCAATAGTATGAGCAGTTTAATAGAAACAATTCGCAATTCTCACTTCATCAGTTTACTCAGTTCAAGTGCAGTCAATCACCCGGATATTATCGCAAAACCTATTCCGCATTCACCTGCTGAAAGACATATTTCAATCGTTTATAAATCTGATCGAGAGATTAATCCCATTATGCAGAACTTTATCTCAACCCTTTATCAACTGCGTTAG
- a CDS encoding ABC transporter ATP-binding protein, whose product MALEIRNLKKSFGNQSVIKDVNLEVGTGEFISLLGASGSGKTTLLRLIAGLEQPDSGTIENDEQMFYSNEDTTQMMAPSKRNIGMVFQDFALWPHMSVFENVAYPLRVKKDTKQLKQRVREVLQEVRLEGYEKRKIHELSGGQQQRVSLARAIISRCDLVLMDEPLSALDAGLREDMRLLIQRLVKQYGMTAIFVTHDQYEAMTMSDRIAVMQEGRIEQCDTPENLYAKPQSEAVARFIGKGTFIKGTLKENRFIIQEENTLDDADEGTLERTSAVSAVNLAEKTEKDKHSKDNQADPKTTSDTILKEKVNDKEDANTISIDVEGNIHDGYYGLLLRPENVCTSHKGQHAVVSTVSFTGERYEYTAYINDMTIMFYDRRFYAEGDQVNLEFEVKQEYLIKMEDI is encoded by the coding sequence GTGGCGCTTGAAATACGCAATTTAAAAAAGTCATTCGGAAATCAAAGCGTGATAAAAGATGTGAATTTGGAAGTGGGTACTGGAGAGTTTATTTCATTGCTCGGTGCATCTGGCAGCGGTAAAACCACATTGCTGCGTTTGATTGCCGGATTAGAACAACCGGATAGCGGAACGATTGAAAACGATGAGCAGATGTTTTATTCAAATGAAGATACAACACAGATGATGGCACCATCGAAGCGTAATATAGGTATGGTATTCCAAGACTTTGCTTTATGGCCGCATATGTCAGTATTTGAAAATGTAGCTTATCCGCTTCGCGTAAAAAAGGATACTAAACAGTTAAAACAACGTGTACGTGAAGTACTGCAAGAAGTACGGTTAGAAGGATATGAAAAACGCAAGATACATGAACTCTCCGGCGGACAGCAACAACGTGTCTCACTTGCTCGTGCAATTATTTCACGTTGTGACCTTGTTTTAATGGATGAACCGTTGTCAGCACTAGATGCGGGATTGCGCGAAGATATGCGCTTATTGATTCAACGACTTGTTAAGCAATATGGCATGACAGCTATTTTTGTTACACATGACCAATATGAAGCTATGACGATGTCAGACCGAATCGCAGTAATGCAAGAAGGGCGTATCGAACAATGCGACACACCAGAAAATCTATATGCTAAACCGCAAAGTGAAGCAGTCGCAAGGTTTATCGGCAAAGGGACGTTTATAAAAGGGACATTAAAAGAAAATAGATTTATCATCCAAGAAGAAAATACACTAGATGATGCAGATGAAGGAACACTAGAACGCACATCAGCTGTATCAGCAGTCAATCTAGCAGAGAAGACTGAGAAAGATAAACATTCAAAAGATAATCAGGCAGATCCGAAAACTACTTCAGATACAATATTAAAAGAAAAAGTGAACGATAAAGAAGATGCAAATACAATTTCTATAGATGTAGAAGGAAATATTCATGATGGATATTACGGCTTGTTATTACGCCCGGAGAATGTTTGCACAAGCCATAAGGGACAGCATGCAGTTGTGTCGACAGTAAGTTTTACAGGTGAACGTTATGAATACACAGCATACATAAACGATATGACCATCATGTTTTATGATAGAAGATTTTATGCTGAAGGTGACCAAGTTAATTTGGAATTTGAAGTGAAGCAAGAATATTTAATTAAAATGGAGGATATTTAA
- a CDS encoding extracellular solute-binding protein, whose product MKRLLQFGVILMALVMVLAGCQNKPEGDDKKSSSDSGSSSSKDKLVLYTAGPDDLVKDMVKEYEKDSGKKVEVFQGATGEILGRLEAEKDNPKADVVQLASLPAALDYKKKGLIEPYKVKNADKLYKDWQDKDGYWYGFSGSALGISYNTDKIKKAPTDVKDLLKKDYKDALAIPNPSESGTALDLLSIKVHNQGQATWDEYKALKNNGMKLAGANKPALETVIKGENKAVYGGVDYMVYKAKKKGEPVDISYPKSGTSISLRPAFILKSAKHKDAAKDYMNYVTSDKGQKQVDAHYLIPANKDEHKNKMTKAREDIKELKYDWPSLSSESEKVLKKFMDMMKS is encoded by the coding sequence ATGAAGCGATTATTACAGTTCGGTGTAATCTTAATGGCATTAGTAATGGTTTTGGCGGGTTGTCAAAATAAACCAGAAGGAGATGACAAGAAGTCTTCTTCTGATAGCGGTTCATCTAGCAGTAAAGATAAATTAGTGTTATATACAGCAGGTCCAGATGATCTGGTTAAAGATATGGTAAAAGAATACGAAAAAGACTCTGGTAAAAAAGTAGAAGTTTTCCAAGGGGCAACGGGAGAGATTTTAGGACGTTTAGAAGCTGAGAAAGATAACCCGAAAGCCGATGTCGTGCAATTAGCTTCTTTACCTGCAGCATTAGACTATAAGAAAAAAGGCTTGATTGAACCTTATAAAGTTAAAAACGCAGATAAATTGTATAAAGATTGGCAAGATAAAGATGGTTATTGGTACGGCTTCAGCGGCAGTGCGTTAGGGATTTCTTATAATACAGACAAAATCAAAAAGGCACCGACTGATGTAAAAGACTTATTGAAAAAAGATTATAAAGATGCACTCGCCATTCCAAATCCTTCTGAATCAGGTACAGCATTAGACTTATTATCTATTAAGGTACATAACCAAGGTCAAGCAACTTGGGATGAATATAAAGCATTAAAAAATAACGGTATGAAGTTAGCAGGGGCGAATAAACCGGCATTAGAAACTGTAATTAAAGGTGAAAATAAAGCAGTTTATGGCGGTGTGGATTATATGGTTTATAAAGCTAAGAAAAAAGGAGAACCTGTTGATATTTCTTATCCGAAATCAGGTACATCAATATCTCTGAGACCTGCTTTCATTTTAAAATCTGCAAAACATAAAGACGCTGCAAAAGATTATATGAACTATGTGACAAGTGATAAAGGTCAAAAACAAGTCGACGCACATTATTTAATCCCCGCTAATAAAGATGAACATAAAAATAAAATGACGAAAGCACGTGAAGACATTAAAGAGTTGAAATATGATTGGCCGTCATTATCAAGTGAAAGCGAAAAAGTATTGAAGAAATTCATGGATATGATGAAGTCATAA